A stretch of Gadus chalcogrammus isolate NIFS_2021 chromosome 9, NIFS_Gcha_1.0, whole genome shotgun sequence DNA encodes these proteins:
- the tdg.1 gene encoding thymine DNA glycosylase, tandem duplicate 1 isoform X1, which yields MEEKLYGSLPVPSEYLQQWIQSTQQFQALQAQYSGFSPHHHPHYPEVPAGEQATAHMASHPEPMMGQQEPANPAKPPAKKRGRPAQPKEPKEPKPPKIPKAPKPPKPPKAPKVPKAPKDPAAPKAKPGPKSKKAKEGEADGKQEKIDDTFKKVKRKRDRFKGMSEEEVMTKTLPDLLEYNLDYVIIGINPGLLAAFIGRWFPGPGNHFWKCLFLSGFTDELLNHTADTLLPTKYKIGFTNMVARATPGSKDLSSTELREGGKILTQKLIKYKPLIAVFNGKCIYEMFCREMFGKKPKTLTFGLQPHKIPDCDVALYLMPSSSARCAQFPRAQDKVHFYIKLRELRDELKGIQKSKEIEEVKYSFDLGLAKEDAKRMAIKEEAYDPGYEDAYGGAYVEGGPEGGPPPPPGEPQTNGHCNFSAAENTEAAEKATTSQAAGGAEGQLPDGQWMTQSFADQIPDIGGAAAAAVAAATAAAAAAAEAAVAATTTGPTTEPTA from the exons ATGGAGGAAAAGCTGTATGGATCACTGCCTGTCCCCTCGGAATACCTTCAACAGTG GATTCAGTCGACCCAGCAGTTCCAGGCGCTCCAGGCCCAGTACTCCGGGTTCAGTccgcaccaccacccccactatcCAGAAGTGCCGGCGGGAGAGCAGGCGACGGCACACATGGCTTCTCACCCGGAACCCATGATGGGTCAGCAGGAGCCCGCCAACCCAGCAAAAC CTCCAGCCAAAAAGAGAGGCCGACCAGCACAACCCAAGGAGCCCAAGGAGCCTAAACCCCCCAAAATCCCAAAGGCGCCCAAGCCTCCGAAGCCCCCCAAGGCGCCCAAAGTACCAAAAGCCCCCAAGGACCCCGCCGCCCCAAAGGCCAAGCCGGGTCCCAAGTCCAAGAAGGCCAAGGAGGGCGAGGCGGACGGCAAGCAGGAGAAAATAGACGATACCTTCAAGAAGGTCAAGAGGAAAAGGGACCGTTTCAAGGGAATGAGCGAGGAAGAGGTCATGACAAAAACCCTGCCGGACCTGCTCGAATATAACCTGGACTACGTTATT ATTGGCATAAACCCGGGTTTATTGGCTGCCTTTATTGGACGCTGGTTCCCCGGTCCCGGAAACCACTTCT GGAAGTGCCTGTTCCTGTCTGGATTCACAGATGAGCTGCTCAACCACACGGCCGACACACTACTGCCCACTAAGTACAAGATCGGCTTCACCAACATGGTGGCCAGGGCCACACCTGGGAGCAAAGATCTCTCCAG CACGGAGTTACGCGAAGGAGGCAAAATTCTCACACAGAAATTAATAAAGTACAAGCCTCTCATTGCAGTTTTCAACGGAAAAT GCATATATGAAATGTTCTGCAGAGAGATGTTTGGCAAAAAACCAAAGACACTCACGTTTGGTTTGCAGCCTCACAAGATTCCTGACTGTGATGTG GCCCTGTATCTGATGCCTTCGTCCAGTGCTCGCTGTGCCCAGTTCCCCCGTGCCCAGGACAAAGTCCACTTCTACATTAAGCTGAGGGAGCTGAGGGACGAGCTGAAGGGAATCCAGAAGTCGAAAGAAATCGAGGAGGTCAAATACAGCTTTGACCTGGGACTGGCTAAGg AGGATGCCAAGAGGATGGCCATAAAGGAGGAGGCGTACGACCCCGGCTACGAGGACGCCTACGGGGGGGCATACGTTGAAGGAGGACCTGAAGGAggcccaccaccccccccgggCGAGCCCCAGACCAACGGCCACTGCAACTTCTCAGCGGCTGAAAACACAG AAGCTGCAGAGAAGGCCACCACGTCCCAAGCGGCGGGCGGGGCAGAAGGCCAGCTCCCAGACGGACAGTGGATGACCCAGTCGTTTGCCGACCAGATCCCTGACATCGGgggtgcggcggcggcggcggtggcagcggcaactgctgctgcagccgcagcagcagaagcagcagtggCGGCGACGACGACTGGCCCTACGACAGAGCCAACAGCTTAG
- the tdg.1 gene encoding thymine DNA glycosylase, tandem duplicate 1 isoform X2, whose amino-acid sequence MASHPEPMMGQQEPANPAKPPAKKRGRPAQPKEPKEPKPPKIPKAPKPPKPPKAPKVPKAPKDPAAPKAKPGPKSKKAKEGEADGKQEKIDDTFKKVKRKRDRFKGMSEEEVMTKTLPDLLEYNLDYVIIGINPGLLAAFIGRWFPGPGNHFWKCLFLSGFTDELLNHTADTLLPTKYKIGFTNMVARATPGSKDLSSTELREGGKILTQKLIKYKPLIAVFNGKCIYEMFCREMFGKKPKTLTFGLQPHKIPDCDVALYLMPSSSARCAQFPRAQDKVHFYIKLRELRDELKGIQKSKEIEEVKYSFDLGLAKEDAKRMAIKEEAYDPGYEDAYGGAYVEGGPEGGPPPPPGEPQTNGHCNFSAAENTEAAEKATTSQAAGGAEGQLPDGQWMTQSFADQIPDIGGAAAAAVAAATAAAAAAAEAAVAATTTGPTTEPTA is encoded by the exons ATGGCTTCTCACCCGGAACCCATGATGGGTCAGCAGGAGCCCGCCAACCCAGCAAAAC CTCCAGCCAAAAAGAGAGGCCGACCAGCACAACCCAAGGAGCCCAAGGAGCCTAAACCCCCCAAAATCCCAAAGGCGCCCAAGCCTCCGAAGCCCCCCAAGGCGCCCAAAGTACCAAAAGCCCCCAAGGACCCCGCCGCCCCAAAGGCCAAGCCGGGTCCCAAGTCCAAGAAGGCCAAGGAGGGCGAGGCGGACGGCAAGCAGGAGAAAATAGACGATACCTTCAAGAAGGTCAAGAGGAAAAGGGACCGTTTCAAGGGAATGAGCGAGGAAGAGGTCATGACAAAAACCCTGCCGGACCTGCTCGAATATAACCTGGACTACGTTATT ATTGGCATAAACCCGGGTTTATTGGCTGCCTTTATTGGACGCTGGTTCCCCGGTCCCGGAAACCACTTCT GGAAGTGCCTGTTCCTGTCTGGATTCACAGATGAGCTGCTCAACCACACGGCCGACACACTACTGCCCACTAAGTACAAGATCGGCTTCACCAACATGGTGGCCAGGGCCACACCTGGGAGCAAAGATCTCTCCAG CACGGAGTTACGCGAAGGAGGCAAAATTCTCACACAGAAATTAATAAAGTACAAGCCTCTCATTGCAGTTTTCAACGGAAAAT GCATATATGAAATGTTCTGCAGAGAGATGTTTGGCAAAAAACCAAAGACACTCACGTTTGGTTTGCAGCCTCACAAGATTCCTGACTGTGATGTG GCCCTGTATCTGATGCCTTCGTCCAGTGCTCGCTGTGCCCAGTTCCCCCGTGCCCAGGACAAAGTCCACTTCTACATTAAGCTGAGGGAGCTGAGGGACGAGCTGAAGGGAATCCAGAAGTCGAAAGAAATCGAGGAGGTCAAATACAGCTTTGACCTGGGACTGGCTAAGg AGGATGCCAAGAGGATGGCCATAAAGGAGGAGGCGTACGACCCCGGCTACGAGGACGCCTACGGGGGGGCATACGTTGAAGGAGGACCTGAAGGAggcccaccaccccccccgggCGAGCCCCAGACCAACGGCCACTGCAACTTCTCAGCGGCTGAAAACACAG AAGCTGCAGAGAAGGCCACCACGTCCCAAGCGGCGGGCGGGGCAGAAGGCCAGCTCCCAGACGGACAGTGGATGACCCAGTCGTTTGCCGACCAGATCCCTGACATCGGgggtgcggcggcggcggcggtggcagcggcaactgctgctgcagccgcagcagcagaagcagcagtggCGGCGACGACGACTGGCCCTACGACAGAGCCAACAGCTTAG
- the LOC130389704 gene encoding patatin-like phospholipase domain-containing protein 2 isoform X1, with product MIDHLDKMFKGEEWNISFAGCGFSSLYYLGALSCILEHAPHLVRRASKIGGASSGCLVAASLVVGIPIETCCEYVMSMALAARRHQLSVLHPAFSLLGGVQDSLLRYLPPDAHLWASGRLCVSLTRLSDGENLLVTEFDNREELIQVLLCSCFFPLYCGVTPPSYRGVRYMDGALSNNMPLHDQRNTITVSPFCGEADICPREGGLGVLAVHYGNLGIRVSQLNVKRIYRSFFPPEPAELAEMSHNGYMDALRFLRRNDHLGAEYLSWSMPMAKPPTKPVCCAGQTPEKDSQVSKVSQPESHWWLEQNAAQSLPASIQKVLCKACRESHYAGSAGSQGMAPPLVRLLCFLLIPFTWSVELIVSLISVMMLGWKLMCSLMSSGTKTPKDLGPREHAWQTFCSRPEPPPSPGAEDIGSH from the exons ATGATCGACCACTTAGACAAGATGTTTAAAGGAGAGGAGTGGAACATTTCTTTTGCTGGCTGTGGCTTCAGTAGTCTTTATTACCTGGGAGCCTTGAGCTGTATTCTGGAGCACGCGCCGCATCTGGTTCGCCGTGCGTCGAAGATCGGTGGCGCGTCTTCGGGTTGTTTAGTCGCAGCCAGTCTCGTGGTTGGAATTCCCATTG aGACCTGCTGTGAGTATGTGATGTCCATGGCTCTAGCGGCGCGCAGGCACCAGCTCAGCGTCCTCCACCCGGCGTTCAGCCTCCTGGGGGGGGTGCAGGACTCCTTGCTCCGCTACCTGCCCCCCGATGCCCACCTCTGGGCCTCCGGGAGGCTCTGCGTGTCCCTCACCAGGCTCTCCGACGGAGAGAACCTTCTGGTCACAGAGTTTGACAACAGGGAGGAACTCATTCAG GTACTCCTGTGTAGTTGCTTCTTCCCCCTGTATTGTGGCGTGACCCCTCCATCGTACCGTGGAGTG CGCTACATGGACGGGGCCCTGAGCAACAACATGCCGCTGCACGACCAGAGGAACACCATCACCGTGTCCCCGTTCTGCGGGGAGGCGGACATCTGCCCCCGGGAGGGCGGCCTGGGCGTGCTGGCCGTGCACTACGGTAACCTGGGCATCCGGGTCAGCCAGCTCAACGTGAAGCGCATCTACAGGTCCTTCTTCCCCCCGGAGCCGGCG GAGTTGGCAGAGATGAGTCACAATGGCTACATGGATGCTCTTCGTTTCTTGAGAAGAAATG ATCACCTTGGAGCGGAATACTTATCTTGGTCTATGCCGATGGCGAAACCCCCAACCAAACCAGTGTGCTGTGCTGGACAGACACCAGAAAAGGACAGCCAGGTGTCAAAGGTGTCGCAGCCGGAGTCCCACTGGTGGCTGGAGCAGAACGCAGCCCAAAGCCTGCCAGCAAGCATCCAAAAGG TGCTGTGTAAGGCGTGTAGAGAGAGCCATTATGCTGGCAGTGCTGGCAGTCAGGGgatggcgccccctctggtcaGACTGTTGTGCTTCCTGCTGATTCCCTTCACGTGGTCGGTGGAGCTGATCGTCTCACTCATCAG TGTGATGATGTTAGGCTGGAAATTGATGTGCAGTCTGATGTCGTCTGGAACGAAAACACCAAAAGATCTGGGGCCACGGGAGCATGCATGGCAGACG TTTTGCTCCAGACCCGAGCCGCCGCCTTCCCCTGGAGCTGAGGATATTGGGTCGCACTGA
- the LOC130389704 gene encoding patatin-like phospholipase domain-containing protein 2 isoform X2: MIDHLDKMFKGEEWNISFAGCGFSSLYYLGALSCILEHAPHLVRRASKIGGASSGCLVAASLVVGIPIETCCEYVMSMALAARRHQLSVLHPAFSLLGGVQDSLLRYLPPDAHLWASGRLCVSLTRLSDGENLLVTEFDNREELIQVLLCSCFFPLYCGVTPPSYRGVRYMDGALSNNMPLHDQRNTITVSPFCGEADICPREGGLGVLAVHYGNLGIRVSQLNVKRIYRSFFPPEPAELAEMSHNGYMDALRFLRRNAPNLSSQITLERNTYLGLCRWRNPQPNQCAVLDRHQKRTARCQRCRSRSPTGGWSRTQPKACQQASKRCCVRRVERAIMLAVLAVRGWRPLWSDCCASC; this comes from the exons ATGATCGACCACTTAGACAAGATGTTTAAAGGAGAGGAGTGGAACATTTCTTTTGCTGGCTGTGGCTTCAGTAGTCTTTATTACCTGGGAGCCTTGAGCTGTATTCTGGAGCACGCGCCGCATCTGGTTCGCCGTGCGTCGAAGATCGGTGGCGCGTCTTCGGGTTGTTTAGTCGCAGCCAGTCTCGTGGTTGGAATTCCCATTG aGACCTGCTGTGAGTATGTGATGTCCATGGCTCTAGCGGCGCGCAGGCACCAGCTCAGCGTCCTCCACCCGGCGTTCAGCCTCCTGGGGGGGGTGCAGGACTCCTTGCTCCGCTACCTGCCCCCCGATGCCCACCTCTGGGCCTCCGGGAGGCTCTGCGTGTCCCTCACCAGGCTCTCCGACGGAGAGAACCTTCTGGTCACAGAGTTTGACAACAGGGAGGAACTCATTCAG GTACTCCTGTGTAGTTGCTTCTTCCCCCTGTATTGTGGCGTGACCCCTCCATCGTACCGTGGAGTG CGCTACATGGACGGGGCCCTGAGCAACAACATGCCGCTGCACGACCAGAGGAACACCATCACCGTGTCCCCGTTCTGCGGGGAGGCGGACATCTGCCCCCGGGAGGGCGGCCTGGGCGTGCTGGCCGTGCACTACGGTAACCTGGGCATCCGGGTCAGCCAGCTCAACGTGAAGCGCATCTACAGGTCCTTCTTCCCCCCGGAGCCGGCG GAGTTGGCAGAGATGAGTCACAATGGCTACATGGATGCTCTTCGTTTCTTGAGAAGAAATG CACCGAACCTGTCCTCACAGATCACCTTGGAGCGGAATACTTATCTTGGTCTATGCCGATGGCGAAACCCCCAACCAAACCAGTGTGCTGTGCTGGACAGACACCAGAAAAGGACAGCCAGGTGTCAAAGGTGTCGCAGCCGGAGTCCCACTGGTGGCTGGAGCAGAACGCAGCCCAAAGCCTGCCAGCAAGCATCCAAAAGG TGCTGTGTAAGGCGTGTAGAGAGAGCCATTATGCTGGCAGTGCTGGCAGTCAGGGgatggcgccccctctggtcaGACTGTTGTGCTTCCTGCTGA
- the LOC130389689 gene encoding patatin-like phospholipase domain-containing protein 2 isoform X1, translated as MSTYQQQNQFTHVEGPNYQTVDKFFEGASKIYGASAGALMAMILTIGTPLEMSCVDLMSMTRDARKHKLGPLHPAFNMQQLVRDSLMASLPADAHLRASGRLCVSLTRVSDGKNVIASEFDTREELIQAVLCSCFIPFYCGLIPPTYRGVRYVDGAVSDNLPNCHRRNTVTFSAFAGESDVCPRSAFRLHEVRFNNVSIHVNSQNCYRVASSFFPPDPEGMAEICDNGYLDALRFLQDNGLVPSEAPLAGLAVSTPCCDLGNPSTPETGPSEGPELSSRKEGHSWLRPQLIENLPLDIKRALCEGCREKHARGSMLSQVRERVHGNIASYLRIPYALPMDSALMLVNRVADWIPELPRGPGWLYGTAGRRHSPAESGEQGDPLTDTPPPRDTSWPSELIALNQSGEEFVCPLTPEATPIPANNNTLSWDISAELHQLSLTPPPTPPLGPADHQGAGWGSGLGRAVGWFRQMGSEKGSAPRQSDMGGGPPDMGPEDMNE; from the exons AGATGAGCTGTGTGGACCTGATGTCCATGACCCGGGATGCCAGGAAACATAAACTGGGCCCCTTGCACCCGGCGTTCAACATGCAGCAGCTGGTGCGTGACTCCCTGATGGCGAGCCTGCCCGCCGACGCCCACCTGCGTGCCTcggggaggctgtgtgtgtctctgacccGCGTGTCTGACGGGAAGAACGTCATCGCCTCAGAGTTCGACACCAGAGAAGAACTCATCCAG GCGGTGTTATGCAGTTGTTTCATCCCCTTCTACTGCGGGCTCATCCCACCCACGTATCGGGGAGTG CGCTACGTGGACGGAGCCGTCAGCGACAACCTGCCCAACTGTCACCGGAGGAACACCGTCACCTTCTCCGCCTTCGCCGGCGAGAGCGATGTGTGCCCCCGCTCGGCCTTCAGGCTCCACGAGGTGCGCTTCAACAACGTCAGCATCCACGTCAACTCACAGAACTGCTACCGGGTCGCCAGCAGCTTCTTCCCCCCCGATCCGGAg GGCATGGCTGAGATCTGTGACAATGGATACTTGGACGCCCTGCGCTTCCTTCAAGACAACG GCCTGGTCCCCAGCGAGGCTCCTCTGGCTGGTCTGGCAGTCAGCACACCGTGTTGTGATCTGGGGAACCCCTCCACCCCGGAGACCGGTCCCAGTGAGGGGCCAGAGCTGAGCTCCCGTAAGGAGGGCCACTCGTGGCTGAGGCCGCAGCTCATAGAGAACCTGCCTCTGGACATCAAGCGGG CGCTGTGTGAGGGGTGTAGGGAGAAGCATGCCCGTGGCAGCATGTTGTCCCAGGTGAGGGAGCGGGTGCATGGCAACATAGCCTCCTACCTTCGCATCCCCTACGCTCTGCCTATGGACTCGGCCCTCATGCTGGTCAACAG AGTAGCGGACTGGATCCCAGAGCTGCCCCGGGGACCGGGCTGGCTGTATGGAACGGCAGGGCGTCGCCACAGCCCAGCGGAGAGCGGGGAGCAGGGTGACCCCCTCAC ggACACGCCTCCACCCAGGGACACCAGCTGGCCCTCTGAACTGATCGCCCTCAACCAGAGTGGGGAAGAGTTTGTTTGCCCTTTGACCCCGGAGGCCACTCCCATTCCCGCCAATAACAACACCCTCAGCTGGGACATCTCGGCAGAGCTCCACCAGCTCTCCCTGACGCCCCCGCCGACACCCCCCCTCGGCCCGGCAGACCACCAGGGGGCTGGGTGGGGCTCAGGCCTGGGCCGTGCCGTGGGCTGGTTCCGACAGATGGGGTCTGAGAAGGGGTCGGCCCCCAGGCAGTCAGACATGGGGGGTGGGCCCCCGGACATGGGACCAGAGGATATGAATGAATAA
- the LOC130389689 gene encoding patatin-like phospholipase domain-containing protein 2 isoform X5: MSCVDLMSMTRDARKHKLGPLHPAFNMQQLVRDSLMASLPADAHLRASGRLCVSLTRVSDGKNVIASEFDTREELIQAVLCSCFIPFYCGLIPPTYRGVRYVDGAVSDNLPNCHRRNTVTFSAFAGESDVCPRSAFRLHEVRFNNVSIHVNSQNCYRVASSFFPPDPEGMAEICDNGYLDALRFLQDNGLVPSEAPLAGLAVSTPCCDLGNPSTPETGPSEGPELSSRKEGHSWLRPQLIENLPLDIKRALCEGCREKHARGSMLSQVRERVHGNIASYLRIPYALPMDSALMLVNRVADWIPELPRGPGWLYGTAGRRHSPAESGEQGDPLTDTPPPRDTSWPSELIALNQSGEEFVCPLTPEATPIPANNNTLSWDISAELHQLSLTPPPTPPLGPADHQGAGWGSGLGRAVGWFRQMGSEKGSAPRQSDMGGGPPDMGPEDMNE; this comes from the exons ATGAGCTGTGTGGACCTGATGTCCATGACCCGGGATGCCAGGAAACATAAACTGGGCCCCTTGCACCCGGCGTTCAACATGCAGCAGCTGGTGCGTGACTCCCTGATGGCGAGCCTGCCCGCCGACGCCCACCTGCGTGCCTcggggaggctgtgtgtgtctctgacccGCGTGTCTGACGGGAAGAACGTCATCGCCTCAGAGTTCGACACCAGAGAAGAACTCATCCAG GCGGTGTTATGCAGTTGTTTCATCCCCTTCTACTGCGGGCTCATCCCACCCACGTATCGGGGAGTG CGCTACGTGGACGGAGCCGTCAGCGACAACCTGCCCAACTGTCACCGGAGGAACACCGTCACCTTCTCCGCCTTCGCCGGCGAGAGCGATGTGTGCCCCCGCTCGGCCTTCAGGCTCCACGAGGTGCGCTTCAACAACGTCAGCATCCACGTCAACTCACAGAACTGCTACCGGGTCGCCAGCAGCTTCTTCCCCCCCGATCCGGAg GGCATGGCTGAGATCTGTGACAATGGATACTTGGACGCCCTGCGCTTCCTTCAAGACAACG GCCTGGTCCCCAGCGAGGCTCCTCTGGCTGGTCTGGCAGTCAGCACACCGTGTTGTGATCTGGGGAACCCCTCCACCCCGGAGACCGGTCCCAGTGAGGGGCCAGAGCTGAGCTCCCGTAAGGAGGGCCACTCGTGGCTGAGGCCGCAGCTCATAGAGAACCTGCCTCTGGACATCAAGCGGG CGCTGTGTGAGGGGTGTAGGGAGAAGCATGCCCGTGGCAGCATGTTGTCCCAGGTGAGGGAGCGGGTGCATGGCAACATAGCCTCCTACCTTCGCATCCCCTACGCTCTGCCTATGGACTCGGCCCTCATGCTGGTCAACAG AGTAGCGGACTGGATCCCAGAGCTGCCCCGGGGACCGGGCTGGCTGTATGGAACGGCAGGGCGTCGCCACAGCCCAGCGGAGAGCGGGGAGCAGGGTGACCCCCTCAC ggACACGCCTCCACCCAGGGACACCAGCTGGCCCTCTGAACTGATCGCCCTCAACCAGAGTGGGGAAGAGTTTGTTTGCCCTTTGACCCCGGAGGCCACTCCCATTCCCGCCAATAACAACACCCTCAGCTGGGACATCTCGGCAGAGCTCCACCAGCTCTCCCTGACGCCCCCGCCGACACCCCCCCTCGGCCCGGCAGACCACCAGGGGGCTGGGTGGGGCTCAGGCCTGGGCCGTGCCGTGGGCTGGTTCCGACAGATGGGGTCTGAGAAGGGGTCGGCCCCCAGGCAGTCAGACATGGGGGGTGGGCCCCCGGACATGGGACCAGAGGATATGAATGAATAA
- the LOC130389717 gene encoding uncharacterized protein LOC130389717 yields the protein MNIPVIDFSLYNLGENSVLDEHLVDLGRRLKSSFTEIGFVYLKNTGITPEEVEQVMDISKTFFLQPVELKFPFRSETFSNCRYHGWISSETESLNPDRPGDLKEAFNVETFCNDIHWPSPAFEDRQLSFYQRCRELSLRVLRVMAISLGLEPEVFLHAHRHIGGEKNRSTLRSLYYPPVNSELVKEGQLRCGEHSDYGSITLVFQGQAGGLQVLSPSGEYIPAPCIPGTVLINIADLMQRWTSDHFISAIHRVLLPPAGDYNTRQSLAFFVAPDDDYLITCCDGSTKYPAVTAGDYLNYRINDLLGKK from the exons ATGAACATACCAGTTATCGATTTTAGTCTGTACAACCTGGGAGAAAATAGTGTTTTAGACGAGCACCTTGTCGACTTGGGCAGGCGATTAAAATCCTCATTTACAGAAATTGGTTTTGTTTATCTGAAGAACACTGGGATTACACCAGAAGAG GTTGAACAAGTTATGGACATCTCCAAGACGTTTTTTCTCCAACCAGTGGAGTTGAAGTTTCCTTTCCGCAGCGAGACTTTTTCTAATTGTCGTTACCATGGCTGGATCTCTTCAGAGACTGAAAG CTTGAATCCAGATCGTCCGGGAGATTTAAAAGAAGCATTCAACGTGGAGACTTTCTGTAATGATATA CATTGGCCCTCGCCTGCGTTCGAGGACAGACAGCTCTCTTTCTACCAGCGGTGTCGGGAGCTGTCTCTGCGTGTGCTGAGGGTGATGGCCATCAGTCTGGGTCTGGAGCCAGAGGTTTTCCTCCATGCTCACCGCCACATAGGAG GTGAGAAGAACAGGAGCACCCTGCGCTCTCTATATTACCCACCAGTCAACAGTGAGCTGGTGAAGGAGGGCCAGCTACGCTGTGGGGAACACTCAGACTACGGCAGCATCACCCTGGTCTTCCAAGGCCAAGCTGGAGGCCTGCAG GTTCTGAGTCCTTCAGGTGAGTACATCCCAGCACCCTGCATACCAGGAACGGTCCTGATCAATATCGCTGATTTGATGCAGCGTTGGACCAGCGACCACTTCATCTCGGCT ATCCACCGGGTTCTGCTTCCCCCTGCCGGTGACTACAATACTCGTCAATCTCTGGCTTTCTTTGTAGCGCCAGACGACGACTACCTCATCACCTGCTGCGACGGCTCGACCAAGTACCCCGCTGTTACGGCAGGGGACTATTTAAACTATCGCATAAATGATCTTCTTGGGAAGAAGTGA